One part of the Dyadobacter sp. 676 genome encodes these proteins:
- a CDS encoding LacI family DNA-binding transcriptional regulator, with the protein MNSSRPVTIKDIARRFRCSPSTVSRALNDHPAINEDTRKNIQEYAKEVGYQRNEVSLSLLNKKTASLGVVVPTISNYYETAVIEGLHTVLQPMGYTLNICVTNESYLLEKESLSKLLSNRTEGIFLSVSQETYDAGYYEHLENVIQRKTPLIFIDREYEDFETSRATVDDYHGAFAAVEHLISIGYKNIAHLKGPNGLTVSEQRFKGYVNCLKKYHIPIREDLIINTNFNVESAILPTKRLLELASPPDAIFGVNDQVAIGAMRVAKDKGLRIPQDIGLVGFDNSPISAYTFPSLTTVHRPGRKIGMEASRLFLNQLNGSGDFSPESIVLPSELVIRESSLRI; encoded by the coding sequence ATGAATTCTTCACGTCCTGTTACGATCAAAGACATTGCGCGCCGTTTCAGGTGCTCTCCATCCACTGTTTCACGGGCGCTGAACGACCACCCGGCGATCAATGAAGACACCCGCAAAAACATCCAGGAATATGCCAAAGAAGTGGGTTACCAGCGTAACGAAGTGTCGCTGAGCCTGCTCAATAAAAAGACCGCGTCGCTGGGCGTGGTAGTGCCGACAATCAGCAACTATTACGAAACCGCGGTGATCGAGGGCCTGCATACCGTATTGCAGCCGATGGGTTATACGCTCAATATCTGCGTGACAAACGAAAGCTACCTGCTCGAAAAAGAGTCCCTCTCCAAACTGCTTTCCAACCGCACAGAAGGGATATTTCTGTCGGTTTCACAAGAGACTTACGACGCCGGCTACTATGAGCATCTCGAAAACGTGATCCAACGCAAAACACCGCTGATTTTTATCGATCGCGAATATGAGGATTTCGAAACCAGCCGTGCCACCGTGGACGATTACCATGGTGCCTTTGCGGCTGTGGAGCATTTGATATCGATTGGTTATAAAAATATCGCGCATTTGAAAGGTCCCAACGGGCTCACCGTTTCCGAGCAGCGTTTTAAGGGGTATGTCAATTGTCTCAAAAAGTATCATATCCCGATTCGGGAGGACCTGATCATCAATACCAACTTCAACGTCGAAAGCGCCATTCTGCCAACCAAGCGCCTGCTCGAACTGGCTTCCCCGCCCGACGCGATCTTCGGCGTGAACGATCAGGTAGCCATCGGCGCCATGCGCGTTGCCAAAGACAAGGGCCTGCGCATTCCGCAGGATATCGGGTTGGTGGGTTTCGATAATTCCCCGATCTCCGCTTATACTTTCCCGTCGCTCACGACCGTCCACCGGCCGGGACGGAAAATCGGTATGGAGGCTTCCCGTTTGTTTCTCAATCAGTTGAACGGTTCCGGCGATTTTTCGCCGGAAAGCATTGTGCTTCCGTCGGAGCTGGTGATCCGTGAGTCGTCGCTGCGGATTTAG
- a CDS encoding RagB/SusD family nutrient uptake outer membrane protein, with protein sequence MNKKLSLILAAGLLAFGNACTDLKEEVLDETLSANLSPEEAANGLLAPTYALLPNLFQHTTYFALQEISTDEAILPYRGGTDWGDNGIYLALHAHNTTSTDPNVNNTWNQLVQSISRCITAIEGLKTSTSANAALYTAEARGMRAYYNMVLLDLFGIVFVKDESSATSTIIRGDQAVKYIESELLAVEPVVQPKSVVGPGRLNQAAVWSLLARLYLNAAVYRNIYGATFDFKAEDMDKVISYADKVINSGQAKLSPDYFAIFGNNNHTNEELIFAVDQRAELNGHNRMAYFSISGDQFPLAAYPAANGTDGPGITSDFYQTWVQAYGAVDPSRDPRFYQQNMSIYTNAADTCVADADYKINRGILRGQQYGALRVNGAFLRCPDGRLKVGKLTYLTRNKPDLPVNFSELIDFTTAGSNYNTGYRVEKYEFSSQSNTGRNKGEADIVIVRLADLYLMRAEAKLRKSNDAAGALADVNTVRASRTKTMPPPALTTMNLDLLFRERGFEFYWEMLRRPDMIRFGKYEGKWTEKTNSDVKKRLFPIPQTAIDGASNEPGYLKQNDGY encoded by the coding sequence ATGAATAAGAAATTATCACTCATACTGGCCGCGGGTTTGCTGGCGTTCGGCAATGCCTGTACCGACCTGAAAGAAGAAGTGCTGGACGAAACGCTCAGTGCTAACCTTTCGCCGGAAGAAGCTGCGAACGGCCTGCTGGCGCCAACTTACGCATTGCTGCCGAACCTTTTCCAGCATACCACCTATTTCGCACTGCAGGAGATCTCGACGGACGAGGCAATCCTCCCCTACCGCGGCGGTACCGACTGGGGCGACAACGGTATTTACCTGGCTTTGCACGCGCATAACACCACCAGCACCGACCCGAATGTGAACAACACCTGGAACCAGCTGGTACAATCCATATCGCGTTGTATCACGGCCATTGAAGGATTGAAAACCTCGACATCGGCCAACGCGGCGCTTTACACCGCGGAAGCGCGTGGAATGCGGGCCTATTACAATATGGTATTGCTCGATCTGTTCGGTATTGTGTTCGTTAAGGATGAATCGTCCGCTACGTCAACCATTATCCGGGGCGATCAGGCTGTGAAATACATCGAAAGCGAGCTTCTGGCGGTGGAACCGGTGGTGCAGCCAAAGTCGGTAGTAGGCCCGGGCCGCCTGAACCAGGCCGCGGTCTGGAGTTTGCTGGCACGTCTCTACCTGAATGCGGCGGTTTACCGCAATATCTACGGCGCCACATTTGATTTCAAGGCCGAAGACATGGACAAGGTGATTTCCTACGCCGATAAAGTGATCAATTCCGGCCAGGCGAAACTTTCTCCCGACTATTTCGCGATTTTCGGCAACAACAACCACACGAACGAGGAGCTGATTTTTGCCGTCGATCAAAGGGCCGAGCTGAATGGTCATAACCGGATGGCTTATTTTTCGATCTCCGGCGACCAGTTCCCCCTCGCGGCATATCCGGCGGCAAACGGTACGGACGGTCCCGGTATCACCTCCGATTTTTACCAAACCTGGGTACAGGCATACGGCGCAGTCGACCCCTCGCGTGATCCGCGTTTCTATCAGCAAAACATGTCGATTTACACCAATGCGGCCGACACTTGCGTAGCCGATGCCGATTATAAAATCAACCGCGGTATCCTGCGCGGCCAGCAATATGGGGCGTTGCGTGTCAACGGCGCGTTCCTGCGTTGTCCTGATGGCAGGCTCAAGGTGGGCAAACTCACTTATCTAACCCGTAACAAGCCCGACCTGCCGGTCAATTTCTCTGAGCTGATCGATTTCACAACCGCGGGAAGCAACTACAACACTGGCTACCGCGTCGAAAAATACGAGTTCAGCAGCCAGTCGAACACCGGCCGAAACAAGGGCGAAGCCGACATTGTGATCGTACGTCTCGCCGATCTGTACCTGATGCGTGCCGAAGCGAAACTACGCAAGAGCAACGATGCCGCCGGCGCATTGGCCGATGTGAATACGGTACGCGCGTCACGTACGAAGACAATGCCCCCTCCCGCACTGACAACCATGAACCTGGACCTGCTCTTCCGCGAGCGTGGTTTCGAGTTCTACTGGGAAATGCTCCGCCGCCCGGACATGATCCGTTTTGGCAAATATGAAGGGAAATGGACCGAAAAAACCAATTCGGATGTGAAGAAACGCCTCTTCCCCATCCCCCAAACGGCCATCGACGGCGCGTCGAACGAGCCGGGATATCTGAAACAGAATGACGGATATTGA
- the iolB gene encoding 5-deoxy-glucuronate isomerase, which yields MNIASYYWGGNFKVEAAGQVWETGNGRRDVFSGIGHAMYLSRRTPFVLTAQSAGTDIAICKVLSDQDFPPRMKRPEEAAIEYRGGDNANRQINSLLEPGFGCHKIVCVEVYTPSGNWSSFPAHKHDERKVAEDGTLLEADLEEIYFYKIDKPQGYAIQQVYTEDRSLDEIIRVKNNEAVLVPRGYHPVVAGHGYNVYYLNFLAGSDQSLANTSDPEHEWIYGTWKGADPRLPIVTAEMNG from the coding sequence ATGAATATTGCTTCGTATTACTGGGGGGGAAATTTCAAAGTAGAGGCCGCAGGACAGGTATGGGAAACAGGCAACGGCCGCAGGGACGTATTCAGTGGCATCGGACATGCGATGTACCTTTCTCGCCGGACACCCTTTGTATTGACGGCCCAATCTGCCGGCACAGACATTGCCATTTGCAAGGTCCTTTCCGACCAGGACTTCCCGCCCCGAATGAAGCGTCCCGAAGAAGCGGCCATCGAATACCGCGGAGGCGACAATGCCAACCGGCAGATCAACAGTCTGCTCGAACCGGGCTTTGGTTGCCACAAGATCGTGTGCGTGGAAGTGTATACGCCTTCGGGCAACTGGAGCTCTTTCCCCGCGCACAAGCACGACGAGCGCAAGGTAGCCGAGGACGGCACTTTACTCGAAGCGGATCTCGAAGAAATCTATTTTTACAAAATCGATAAACCGCAGGGCTACGCGATCCAGCAGGTTTACACGGAAGACCGTTCGCTGGATGAGATTATACGTGTGAAAAACAACGAGGCTGTGCTCGTTCCGAGGGGTTACCACCCGGTAGTTGCCGGTCATGGCTACAATGTGTACTATCTCAATTTCCTCGCCGGAAGCGACCAGTCGCTCGCCAACACCTCCGATCCCGAGCATGAGTGGATCTACGGAACCTGGAAGGGGGCCGATCCGAGGTTGCCGATCGTCACAGCGGAAATGAATGGGTGA
- the iolC gene encoding 5-dehydro-2-deoxygluconokinase, protein MSKYDLLTLGRSSIDLYSANVGSPFEKIEAFNAFVGGCPLNIATGSRRLGLETAILTGIGNDQVGNFIKHFLDNEGIVTEWVPTIEGTRSSAVVLGIEPPDRFPLVYYRENCADINLNIDHVSAIPFHEFKAAAFSGTAFSKDPSRTAMFYALELAKKNGVTRLLDIDFRADQWFDPRAFGITIRAALGSFNIVVGTEEEILATFLTDKEQLLIKHQQISAPEIRGNIGNAINEILASGVETLVVKRGKDGASIFQPGKEEVKVPGFPVEVLNVLGAGDAFCAGFSFGLLRGWDLYKSVRMGNACGAIIVTREGCANFMPTYDEVTAFVKGYGGL, encoded by the coding sequence ATGTCCAAATACGACCTTCTTACCCTTGGCCGCTCGTCCATTGACCTCTATTCGGCCAACGTGGGTAGCCCTTTTGAAAAAATCGAGGCATTCAATGCATTTGTGGGCGGCTGCCCGCTCAACATCGCGACCGGAAGCAGACGTCTGGGCCTGGAAACGGCCATTCTGACCGGGATCGGCAATGATCAGGTCGGGAATTTTATCAAACATTTCCTGGACAACGAGGGCATTGTTACCGAATGGGTGCCGACCATCGAAGGCACCCGCAGCTCGGCAGTCGTGCTGGGCATCGAGCCTCCCGACCGCTTTCCGCTGGTGTATTATCGTGAAAACTGCGCGGATATCAACCTGAACATCGATCACGTATCCGCGATACCGTTCCACGAGTTCAAGGCAGCCGCATTCTCGGGTACGGCATTCAGCAAGGACCCCAGCCGGACGGCGATGTTTTACGCCCTCGAATTGGCAAAAAAGAATGGGGTTACCCGGCTTCTGGACATCGATTTCCGTGCCGACCAGTGGTTTGATCCACGGGCATTCGGAATTACGATCCGGGCGGCGTTAGGCAGCTTCAATATCGTGGTCGGAACGGAGGAGGAAATCCTGGCCACATTCCTGACCGATAAGGAACAGCTTTTGATCAAACACCAGCAGATATCCGCTCCGGAAATCCGGGGGAATATCGGGAATGCCATCAACGAAATTCTTGCTTCCGGCGTGGAAACACTGGTTGTGAAACGCGGCAAGGACGGCGCGTCGATTTTTCAACCGGGAAAAGAAGAGGTGAAAGTGCCCGGTTTCCCGGTGGAAGTCCTGAATGTGCTGGGGGCGGGCGACGCGTTTTGTGCGGGCTTCTCATTCGGGCTGCTGCGCGGCTGGGATTTATATAAAAGTGTAAGGATGGGCAATGCATGCGGGGCGATTATCGTCACTCGCGAGGGTTGCGCCAATTTCATGCCCACCTACGACGAGGTGACGGCATTCGTTAAAGGATACGGAGGATTATAG
- a CDS encoding TonB-dependent receptor: MNQLQKITLTGKVTTEGSSEGLPGVTVVISDANGNNKQGATTNESGAFSFANLQTGTRYNLEFSYIGFEKQSLKDFLLTEANANSIEIKLKESASNLSEVVVVGYGSTTKKDITGSIKSLKSAEFNQGIINSPEQLLQGKVSGVNITSATGEPGAKTSITVRGPGGVRTGSTPLFVVDGMALDNSGTGGDTNPLNFLNPQDIESIDVLKDASATAIYGARGANGVILITTKKGKSGQANVTYSGSLGISTVARPLDVLSGPDFLAEAAKLGATANDGKANTDWQKEIFRTAATHNHNISVGGGSEKMTYYASFGAQKQQGILKGSQQNRYTGRVNLSQKLFEDRVTLDMNLNATNTKNQRPNIQSVIGSALTINPTYAPYDADGQLAQYQDFTNPLFSLRQYKELLTTNRVLASISPSVKIIDGLVYKLNFGIDNSTATQDKQTLPSTVPLEPGRLENYGLRNTNKLIENYLTYTLNTKMHSLTALLGHSYQHIFIQSRNFSINKFPISDIEPIYNPGLGQDLSLVLNQPGGFATVNELQSFFGRASYGFKDRYLITATLRIDGSSKFGANNKYGSFPSFSLGWRVSEEPFMKSSPFSELKLRGGWGSTGNQEIPSKITLARFTSAVSGTTSYPLDGSAIYPAGTTSTRLANPNIQWEVSRQTDLGVDFGLFKGALSGEIDYFRKTSRKILLEVIPADPVQPAGTFWTNVPDMRIINQGVELDLNYRNALGNGLRYSVGGNITFIRNEVKNSPYSVIPSGSAQGSGLTSATINGYISNQPIGTFFLKEFIGFDEKGISKFRDVDGDGIITDKDRIAAGTALPTRMYNFNGNISFKGFELTANFNGVAGNKVYDNTANSNFYKLKLSKGVNVTPEAIAEPAESINNSAPVSTRYLKNGAYLRLNNLVLGYNLNTAKIGLNRWIQTARISVTGQNLMVWTKYNGYDPEVNNDRSINGITSYGIDYLSYPKAKTVIFSINLGF; the protein is encoded by the coding sequence ATGAACCAATTACAGAAAATCACCCTCACCGGGAAAGTAACCACCGAAGGCTCCTCCGAGGGGCTTCCCGGCGTGACTGTCGTGATCTCCGACGCCAACGGCAACAATAAGCAGGGCGCAACCACCAATGAATCAGGCGCTTTCAGCTTCGCCAATTTGCAAACCGGAACACGGTATAATCTCGAGTTCAGCTACATTGGTTTTGAAAAACAGTCGTTGAAAGACTTTCTTTTAACCGAAGCCAATGCCAATTCCATCGAAATCAAACTGAAAGAATCGGCGTCCAACCTGAGCGAGGTGGTGGTGGTTGGTTACGGCAGCACAACCAAAAAGGACATTACCGGCTCGATAAAGTCGCTGAAAAGCGCCGAGTTCAACCAAGGGATCATCAACTCGCCCGAACAGCTTTTGCAGGGTAAGGTTTCGGGTGTAAACATTACCTCGGCCACCGGCGAACCCGGCGCGAAAACGAGCATTACGGTGCGTGGCCCCGGCGGTGTGCGTACAGGCAGCACACCGTTGTTCGTCGTGGACGGGATGGCGCTCGATAACAGCGGAACGGGTGGCGACACCAACCCGCTCAACTTCCTCAACCCGCAGGATATCGAGTCTATCGATGTCCTGAAAGACGCCTCTGCCACAGCCATTTACGGTGCACGGGGCGCGAATGGCGTCATTTTGATCACTACTAAAAAAGGAAAATCCGGACAAGCTAACGTTACCTATTCGGGAAGCCTGGGTATTTCTACCGTGGCGCGTCCGCTGGATGTACTTTCCGGTCCCGACTTTCTGGCCGAAGCCGCCAAACTGGGCGCTACCGCCAACGACGGAAAAGCCAATACCGACTGGCAAAAGGAAATATTCCGGACAGCTGCCACGCACAACCATAATATCTCGGTTGGCGGAGGTAGCGAAAAAATGACCTACTACGCCTCTTTCGGTGCCCAAAAACAACAGGGTATCCTCAAAGGCAGCCAACAGAACCGTTACACCGGCCGGGTGAACCTTTCGCAGAAATTGTTCGAAGACCGTGTCACCCTGGACATGAACCTGAACGCGACCAATACCAAAAACCAGCGCCCCAATATTCAGAGCGTCATAGGTAGTGCCCTTACGATCAATCCTACCTACGCGCCTTACGACGCGGACGGGCAACTTGCGCAATACCAGGATTTTACCAATCCTTTGTTCAGTTTGCGGCAGTATAAGGAGCTCCTGACGACTAACCGCGTACTCGCCAGCATATCACCTTCGGTGAAAATCATCGACGGGCTCGTTTACAAGCTGAACTTCGGCATCGACAATTCGACCGCTACCCAGGACAAACAGACACTGCCGAGCACCGTTCCCCTAGAACCGGGACGGTTAGAAAACTACGGCCTGCGCAACACCAACAAGCTGATCGAAAACTACCTGACGTATACGCTGAACACGAAAATGCACAGCCTGACGGCATTGCTCGGACACTCGTACCAGCATATTTTTATCCAAAGCAGAAATTTCAGCATCAACAAGTTTCCGATCTCGGACATCGAGCCGATTTATAACCCGGGTCTTGGACAGGATCTTTCGCTTGTCCTGAACCAGCCAGGCGGTTTTGCGACGGTCAACGAGCTGCAATCGTTCTTCGGCCGGGCGAGCTATGGTTTTAAGGACCGGTATCTTATTACCGCCACCCTGCGTATTGACGGCTCGTCCAAATTCGGAGCGAACAACAAATACGGGTCTTTCCCGTCGTTCTCGTTGGGCTGGCGGGTTTCCGAAGAGCCGTTCATGAAATCTTCTCCATTCTCCGAACTGAAATTGCGTGGTGGCTGGGGATCTACCGGCAACCAGGAAATCCCCTCCAAAATCACCCTGGCCCGTTTTACCTCCGCTGTTTCGGGTACAACGAGCTATCCGCTCGACGGCTCCGCGATCTACCCCGCAGGTACTACGTCCACGCGGCTCGCCAACCCGAATATCCAGTGGGAGGTTTCGCGGCAGACCGACCTTGGCGTCGACTTCGGGTTGTTTAAAGGTGCATTGAGCGGTGAGATCGACTATTTCAGGAAAACCTCCCGGAAAATCCTGCTTGAAGTGATACCGGCAGATCCTGTTCAGCCAGCGGGTACGTTCTGGACCAACGTTCCCGACATGCGCATTATCAACCAGGGCGTCGAGTTGGACCTCAACTACCGCAATGCACTCGGCAACGGGCTCAGATATTCGGTGGGTGGTAACATTACCTTTATCAGGAATGAAGTTAAAAACTCGCCTTATTCGGTAATCCCCTCGGGTTCCGCGCAGGGCTCCGGTCTTACGTCGGCGACGATCAACGGCTACATCAGCAACCAGCCGATCGGAACATTCTTCCTGAAAGAGTTCATTGGCTTCGATGAAAAGGGCATCAGCAAGTTTCGCGATGTGGACGGCGACGGCATTATCACCGATAAAGACCGCATTGCAGCCGGTACGGCCCTCCCGACACGCATGTACAATTTCAATGGCAATATCAGCTTCAAAGGCTTTGAGCTGACGGCCAACTTCAATGGCGTGGCCGGAAACAAAGTGTATGACAACACCGCCAATTCCAATTTCTACAAACTCAAATTATCGAAAGGCGTAAACGTAACACCTGAAGCCATCGCCGAACCGGCGGAGTCGATCAATAACTCGGCCCCTGTATCGACGCGCTACCTTAAAAACGGCGCCTACCTGCGTTTGAATAACCTCGTGCTCGGGTACAACCTGAATACCGCCAAAATCGGCCTCAACAGGTGGATTCAGACCGCGCGCATATCGGTAACCGGCCAGAACCTCATGGTCTGGACGAAATACAACGGTTACGATCCGGAAGTCAACAACGACCGTTCGATCAATGGCATTACCTCGTACGGTATCGATTACCTGAGCTATCCCAAAGCGAAAACCGTCATTTTCTCGATCAACCTCGGCTTTTAA
- a CDS encoding FtsX-like permease family protein — translation MNPKTLNLSWLLQMAWRDSRKNRARLALFISSIILGIAALVAIYSLGDNLRDNIDDQAATLIGADLSIYSGKKIEGKAMAFVDSLGKVRSEERAFASMVYFNKSGGSRLAQVKALSGDFPYYGKLETLPVSAGKTFRDRQEALVDQTLMLQYHAQVGDSIKIGEVTFAIAGVLEKAPGATGITASVAPVVYIPMRYLDQTGLMQKGSRVGYRYYFKYPPKTDIEKMVKTLEPKFERFDLDYNTVQSQKEDTGRSFRDLTRFLSLVGFVALLLGCIGVASAIHIYVREKLNSIAILRCLGVKATQAFLIYLIQIAGIGLIGTLLGAILGTVIQQFLPVVLKDLLPFDLHTGISWPAIGQGLAIGILISILFALPPLVSIRKVSPLNVLRSAADAAHPERDAVSWALYGLIVLFIFAFAYLQMQTWMQALVFTGSILASFLILFGIASLLMWLVRRFFPASWSYLWRQGLANLYRPNNQTTILIVSVGLGTSLICTLFFIQTILLTRVQLSSSGNQPNMVLFDIQSHQKEGVLAIARAQNVPINQSVPIVNMRLEEVNGKTAADFEGDTTAEQSRRIFGREYRVTFRDSTTSSEKITKGKWQGRYDKSMELIPISVEQGFAERSRLELGDTMVFNVQGTIMPTVISSLREVNWSEVRTNFLVVFPTGVLEEAPQFHAMLTHMPNPGVSARFQQALVRQYPNISIIDLALVLRVLDDIFDKIGFVIRFMAGFSILTGLIVLIASVMISKYQRIQESVLLRTLGASRKQIFVITALEYFFLGALAAFTGIFIAVVGSYCLAKFNFESEFNPEAGPVFGIFFFVSLLTVVIGLLNSRGVLSRPPLEVLRQDV, via the coding sequence ATGAACCCGAAGACACTCAACCTTTCCTGGCTATTGCAAATGGCATGGCGCGACAGTCGTAAAAACCGCGCCCGGCTTGCGCTCTTCATATCGTCCATTATCCTCGGTATTGCCGCGCTGGTGGCCATTTATTCGCTGGGCGATAACCTGCGCGACAATATCGACGATCAGGCCGCGACGCTCATCGGGGCCGATTTGTCCATTTACAGCGGAAAAAAAATCGAAGGGAAAGCGATGGCCTTCGTGGATTCGCTGGGAAAGGTACGCTCCGAAGAGCGGGCATTCGCTTCGATGGTTTATTTTAACAAATCCGGCGGCAGCAGGTTGGCGCAGGTAAAAGCATTATCCGGCGATTTCCCTTATTACGGAAAACTGGAAACACTGCCCGTATCAGCCGGGAAGACATTCCGCGACCGTCAGGAAGCATTGGTGGACCAGACATTGATGCTGCAATACCACGCACAGGTGGGGGATTCGATCAAGATCGGTGAAGTTACATTTGCCATTGCGGGTGTCCTGGAAAAGGCACCGGGCGCCACCGGCATTACCGCGTCGGTAGCCCCCGTTGTGTACATACCCATGCGTTACCTCGACCAGACCGGCCTGATGCAAAAAGGCAGCCGCGTCGGGTACAGGTATTATTTCAAATATCCGCCCAAAACTGACATTGAAAAGATGGTTAAAACGCTGGAACCCAAGTTCGAGCGTTTTGACCTGGACTACAATACGGTACAGAGCCAGAAAGAGGATACCGGCCGTTCTTTCCGCGATCTTACCCGCTTCCTCTCGCTTGTAGGCTTCGTCGCGCTGCTTCTCGGGTGTATAGGCGTAGCGAGCGCGATACATATATATGTGCGGGAGAAGCTCAATTCCATCGCCATTCTTCGCTGCCTCGGCGTGAAAGCCACCCAGGCGTTTCTCATTTACCTTATACAGATAGCGGGCATCGGGCTGATCGGCACGCTGCTCGGAGCCATTCTCGGGACGGTCATCCAGCAGTTCCTTCCGGTGGTACTGAAAGACCTCCTGCCGTTTGACCTTCATACGGGCATTTCCTGGCCGGCAATCGGGCAGGGACTTGCCATCGGTATCCTGATATCCATTCTTTTCGCGCTGCCGCCGCTGGTTTCCATCCGCAAGGTATCGCCGCTGAATGTGCTCCGTTCGGCCGCCGACGCCGCCCATCCCGAGCGCGATGCGGTGAGCTGGGCATTGTACGGGCTCATTGTCCTGTTCATTTTCGCGTTCGCTTATCTGCAAATGCAAACCTGGATGCAGGCGCTGGTATTCACAGGAAGCATTCTCGCATCGTTCCTCATTCTTTTCGGTATCGCCAGCCTGCTGATGTGGCTGGTGCGCCGCTTTTTCCCGGCTTCGTGGAGCTACCTCTGGCGCCAGGGACTCGCCAACCTGTACAGGCCCAATAACCAGACCACCATACTGATCGTATCGGTAGGGCTGGGCACTTCGCTGATATGCACACTTTTTTTCATACAGACCATCCTCCTTACCCGCGTACAACTATCGAGCAGCGGCAACCAGCCGAATATGGTGCTTTTTGACATTCAGAGCCACCAGAAAGAAGGCGTTCTGGCGATTGCCCGGGCACAGAACGTGCCCATTAACCAGAGCGTCCCCATTGTGAACATGCGGCTGGAAGAAGTAAACGGCAAAACGGCGGCCGATTTCGAAGGCGACACCACTGCCGAGCAGTCGCGCCGCATCTTCGGCCGCGAGTACCGCGTCACCTTCCGCGACTCGACGACCTCTTCCGAAAAAATAACCAAAGGAAAATGGCAGGGCCGGTACGACAAATCCATGGAGCTGATCCCCATTTCCGTGGAGCAGGGATTTGCGGAAAGAAGCCGTTTGGAGCTGGGGGACACCATGGTTTTCAACGTCCAGGGAACCATCATGCCTACGGTCATTTCAAGCCTTCGGGAAGTCAACTGGAGCGAAGTGCGCACGAATTTTCTCGTCGTATTCCCGACCGGCGTGCTCGAAGAGGCCCCGCAATTCCATGCCATGCTTACGCATATGCCGAACCCCGGCGTTTCGGCCCGGTTTCAACAGGCGCTGGTACGGCAATATCCCAATATTTCCATCATCGACCTCGCCCTCGTTTTGAGGGTTTTGGATGATATTTTCGATAAAATCGGCTTCGTTATCCGCTTTATGGCGGGTTTCAGCATACTCACGGGACTGATAGTGCTGATCGCCTCGGTGATGATCAGTAAATACCAGCGCATTCAGGAAAGCGTCCTTTTGCGTACATTGGGTGCAAGCCGTAAGCAAATTTTTGTCATCACCGCGCTGGAATACTTCTTCCTGGGTGCGCTGGCCGCATTCACGGGCATCTTCATCGCGGTTGTCGGGAGCTATTGCCTCGCGAAATTTAACTTCGAATCCGAATTCAATCCGGAGGCAGGGCCCGTTTTCGGCATTTTTTTCTTCGTATCGCTGCTAACGGTCGTCATCGGCCTGCTCAATAGCCGCGGTGTCCTGTCGAGGCCGCCACTGGAGGTGTTACGGCAGGACGTCTAG